A genomic window from Aurantimicrobium photophilum includes:
- a CDS encoding glutamine synthetase family protein, producing MVNDLTKLRDDLGERGIDVLRVMFSDVLGIPRSKDILVSQLDKACHNGPAFSQGVWTTTTGGEFHEANGIANDGLQDFITQIVPGTISPLAWEPGVAYVIGDAFNPDGKPNLMSPRSVLQKVIESYHALGLHPVVGPELEFYIANKDEEGNFTRSLSQTGRVYMTGTLVDPDGDFLHLMRMLDNLNIGAFAGNHEFSPAQYEVNLWHSEALDAADRTFFFKTAVKDIIAKRGKHASFLGKPWSDEGGSGFHLHFSVTDADGINKMHDGRGHLSPAAKMLIAGITKHANALTAFTNPTVNAFKRLGPDTLAPYRSNWGYDNRSCMVRVPPERGQGTRLEIRVGDGAANPYLVIAAILAAGLDGIVNELECPPDAVGMAYDNEGAEILPETFSEALDALEKDDALRTQMSQELINVFMVLKRDEIARYEASVDDPNTREVTEWEITEYAASY from the coding sequence ATGGTTAACGATCTGACCAAACTTCGAGATGACCTCGGAGAGCGCGGGATTGATGTATTGCGCGTCATGTTCTCGGATGTTCTCGGTATTCCTCGTTCAAAGGACATCTTGGTCAGTCAGCTCGACAAGGCTTGCCACAACGGCCCCGCGTTCAGCCAGGGCGTGTGGACCACCACCACCGGTGGCGAATTCCACGAAGCAAACGGCATTGCCAACGACGGTCTGCAGGACTTCATAACCCAGATTGTGCCCGGCACCATCTCCCCCCTGGCATGGGAACCCGGTGTTGCTTATGTCATTGGTGACGCCTTCAACCCGGACGGTAAGCCAAACCTGATGTCTCCTCGTTCGGTGCTGCAAAAGGTGATCGAGAGCTACCACGCTCTCGGTCTGCACCCCGTCGTTGGCCCAGAGCTCGAGTTCTACATTGCCAACAAGGATGAAGAAGGCAACTTCACCCGTTCGCTGTCTCAAACCGGCCGCGTCTATATGACCGGAACTCTGGTTGACCCCGACGGCGACTTCCTGCACCTCATGCGCATGCTCGATAACCTCAACATCGGTGCCTTTGCCGGTAACCACGAGTTCAGCCCAGCGCAGTACGAAGTTAACCTCTGGCACAGCGAAGCGCTCGATGCTGCTGACCGCACTTTCTTCTTCAAGACTGCCGTCAAGGACATCATTGCCAAGCGCGGCAAGCACGCGTCCTTCTTGGGTAAACCGTGGAGCGATGAAGGTGGCTCTGGTTTCCACCTGCACTTCTCTGTCACTGATGCCGACGGCATCAACAAGATGCACGACGGCCGCGGTCATCTCTCCCCTGCAGCCAAGATGCTCATTGCCGGTATTACCAAGCACGCCAACGCACTGACCGCCTTCACCAACCCCACCGTGAACGCGTTCAAGCGTCTGGGCCCTGACACTCTCGCCCCCTACCGTTCCAACTGGGGCTATGACAACCGTTCCTGCATGGTTCGCGTTCCACCTGAGCGCGGCCAGGGAACTCGTCTCGAGATTCGCGTGGGCGACGGCGCAGCCAACCCCTACCTCGTCATCGCAGCAATCCTGGCCGCAGGCCTGGATGGCATCGTGAACGAGCTGGAATGTCCACCCGACGCCGTGGGCATGGCCTACGACAACGAAGGTGCCGAGATCCTTCCTGAGACCTTTAGCGAGGCACTCGATGCGCTCGAAAAAGACGACGCACTGCGCACGCAGATGTCACAGGAACTCATCAACGTGTTCATGGTGCTCAAGCGTGACGAAATTGCTCGTTACGAAGCTTCGGTTGACGACCCCAACACCCGCGAAGTTACTGAGTGGGAAATCACCGAGTACGCAGCGTCCTACTAA
- the ddaH gene encoding dimethylargininase, whose product MFTPRRLIAAALSALAVTIITQNVTGLAFFIGNNFEEAILWQAGSFFIGASVIFFILVFLKGAFGFLAKRRYSWVVGLVSSVIAAVVNMFIQAASQGAGFSADVFAGVFASLLGVNLIFVVAGTVSTVTAGTAIWRWVIARGATTAPTKVALVRAPASTLADGLVTHIKRKKVDLELADQQWDAYVAALNAAGWMTIEVEPRDDLADSVFIEDTVVMLGKLAVISNPGADSRKPEIEATEATLRDLDVEIDRIVSPGALDGGDVLKVGKTVYVGRGGRTNGEGIRQLRAIAAKQGYTVVAVPVTKALHLKTAVTALPDGTVIGYPPLVDDQGIFDRFLPVPEAHGTAVVVLAPDTVLMSSSAPKSAELFRELGYRVITVDISEFEKLEGCVTCLSVRLR is encoded by the coding sequence ATGTTCACACCCCGTCGTTTGATTGCTGCAGCCCTGTCTGCCCTCGCGGTCACCATCATCACCCAGAACGTCACCGGCCTGGCCTTTTTCATTGGTAACAACTTTGAAGAAGCCATCCTCTGGCAGGCTGGCTCGTTCTTCATCGGCGCGAGTGTGATCTTCTTTATCCTGGTCTTCCTCAAGGGTGCTTTCGGCTTCTTGGCTAAGCGTCGTTACTCGTGGGTTGTCGGTCTGGTTTCCTCCGTCATTGCTGCGGTTGTGAACATGTTTATCCAAGCTGCATCGCAGGGTGCGGGCTTCTCCGCTGATGTGTTTGCAGGTGTCTTCGCATCTCTCCTCGGCGTGAACCTCATCTTCGTTGTTGCCGGTACGGTGTCCACTGTCACCGCCGGAACAGCTATCTGGCGCTGGGTCATTGCCCGCGGTGCTACAACTGCACCCACCAAGGTGGCACTGGTTCGTGCACCCGCTTCGACTCTTGCTGATGGTCTGGTGACTCACATCAAGCGCAAGAAGGTTGATCTGGAACTGGCTGACCAGCAGTGGGATGCCTATGTGGCAGCCCTCAACGCTGCTGGTTGGATGACCATCGAGGTAGAGCCCCGCGATGACCTCGCAGACAGCGTCTTTATTGAAGACACTGTTGTGATGCTGGGCAAGCTTGCTGTGATCTCTAACCCCGGCGCAGACAGCCGCAAGCCTGAAATCGAAGCCACCGAGGCGACGCTGCGCGACCTCGATGTCGAGATCGACCGCATCGTGAGCCCCGGTGCTCTCGATGGTGGCGACGTACTCAAGGTGGGCAAAACCGTGTATGTCGGCCGTGGTGGTCGCACCAACGGTGAAGGCATTCGCCAGCTTCGCGCCATCGCCGCAAAGCAGGGATATACCGTTGTGGCTGTTCCTGTGACCAAGGCACTTCACCTCAAGACTGCTGTGACTGCATTGCCTGATGGCACCGTCATTGGTTACCCACCACTGGTGGACGACCAGGGTATCTTCGACCGCTTCCTTCCCGTGCCCGAGGCGCACGGAACCGCTGTCGTGGTGCTTGCTCCAGACACCGTGCTGATGTCCTCATCTGCTCCGAAGTCCGCAGAGCTGTTCCGTGAACTTGGTTACCGCGTGATCACCGTGGACATCTCTGAGTTTGAAAAGCTCGAAGGCTGCGTGACCTGCCTCTCGGTGCGCCTGCGCTAA
- the purH gene encoding bifunctional phosphoribosylaminoimidazolecarboxamide formyltransferase/IMP cyclohydrolase, with the protein MADLRLQAHADQLEELGIQAFDLVVVNLYPFRETVASGAADADVIEQIDIGGPAMVRASAKNHPNVAIVVSPARYGEIMEAVAQGGTSLEQRRSLAAEAFAHTAAYDAAVSSWFVRDEKFPQTYAVSAQRGSILRYGENSHQEAALYLEQGGHGIAQSTLLGGKEMSYNNFVDADAAVRAAYDFINPAVAIIKHANPCGIAVGRDKAVDQIASAHRLAHECDPVSAFGGVIAANRPVTLKMAEQVSEVFTEVLVAPGFEPDALTLLRTKKNLRLLQLPENFGREPQEIRQISGGFLVQDADLFDGTSKLGALLSDWQLVSGAPADEETLVDLEFAWKACRSVKSNAILLAHNGASVGVGMGQVNRVDSCHLAVNRAGDRAAGSVAASDAFFPFADGLEVLLAAGIKAVVQPGGSVRDEEVIAAAQKAGVTMYFTGERHFFH; encoded by the coding sequence TTGGCTGACCTTCGACTTCAGGCCCACGCTGACCAGCTTGAAGAGCTCGGCATTCAGGCGTTTGACCTCGTTGTGGTCAACCTTTACCCCTTCCGCGAAACTGTGGCTTCCGGAGCAGCGGACGCAGACGTCATCGAACAGATCGATATCGGTGGCCCTGCCATGGTTCGTGCCTCGGCAAAGAACCACCCCAATGTGGCCATCGTGGTTTCCCCTGCTCGCTATGGGGAGATTATGGAAGCCGTTGCCCAGGGTGGTACTTCTCTAGAACAGCGCCGCTCACTGGCCGCTGAGGCATTCGCGCACACTGCGGCATATGACGCAGCTGTGTCGTCCTGGTTTGTTCGTGACGAGAAGTTCCCTCAGACCTATGCTGTTTCCGCGCAGCGCGGCTCTATCCTGCGATACGGCGAGAACTCCCACCAGGAAGCTGCGCTCTATCTTGAGCAGGGTGGACATGGCATTGCCCAGTCCACTCTCTTGGGTGGCAAGGAAATGTCCTACAACAACTTCGTTGATGCTGACGCTGCTGTTCGCGCAGCTTATGACTTCATCAATCCTGCAGTGGCGATCATCAAGCACGCGAACCCCTGCGGTATTGCCGTGGGCCGCGACAAGGCAGTGGACCAGATTGCATCTGCTCACCGTCTTGCCCACGAATGCGACCCCGTTTCTGCTTTTGGTGGTGTGATCGCGGCTAACCGCCCCGTCACACTCAAGATGGCGGAGCAGGTCAGTGAAGTCTTCACCGAGGTACTCGTTGCTCCTGGTTTCGAGCCGGATGCTCTTACCCTGCTGAGAACTAAGAAGAACCTGCGTCTGTTGCAGCTTCCTGAAAACTTCGGCCGCGAGCCTCAAGAGATCCGCCAGATCTCCGGCGGTTTCCTCGTTCAGGATGCCGACCTCTTTGATGGCACCTCCAAGCTCGGTGCGCTTCTGAGCGATTGGCAGCTTGTTTCAGGTGCGCCTGCTGATGAGGAAACTCTGGTTGATCTCGAGTTCGCATGGAAGGCGTGCCGTTCGGTGAAGTCCAACGCCATCCTGCTTGCTCACAACGGTGCGTCGGTGGGTGTGGGAATGGGCCAGGTCAACCGTGTTGACTCCTGCCACCTCGCAGTCAACCGTGCGGGAGACCGCGCTGCGGGCTCCGTTGCTGCGTCCGATGCGTTCTTCCCCTTCGCAGACGGTCTCGAAGTTCTCCTAGCTGCCGGTATCAAGGCAGTTGTTCAGCCTGGTGGGTCAGTGCGTGATGAAGAAGTCATCGCTGCTGCTCAGAAGGCTGGAGTCACCATGTATTTCACCGGCGAACGCCACTTCTTCCACTAA
- a CDS encoding GNAT family N-acetyltransferase, whose product MGTYRLEELSATTIVAANSLTLKPGQEQFVAPTSYALAESYFNPSTEWPRVVLDGDNVVGFIRGHFDPESDQHEFKSCIWRIVVAADAQGKGVGRFAIEALAQEAKSRGYTTLTVLWEAGDNGPGDFFHRIGFTDIGTTRYGEIIGEMTL is encoded by the coding sequence ATGGGGACCTACAGATTAGAAGAACTCTCAGCCACAACTATTGTCGCGGCGAACTCTTTGACCCTCAAGCCTGGTCAAGAACAGTTCGTTGCCCCGACTTCTTATGCTCTCGCGGAGTCCTACTTCAACCCCTCGACTGAGTGGCCCCGAGTAGTCCTCGACGGAGACAACGTTGTGGGCTTCATCCGAGGTCACTTTGATCCTGAGAGCGATCAGCATGAATTCAAGTCATGCATTTGGCGCATCGTTGTAGCCGCGGATGCTCAAGGTAAGGGTGTTGGTCGTTTTGCCATTGAAGCACTCGCCCAGGAAGCTAAATCTCGCGGCTATACAACACTCACCGTTTTGTGGGAAGCAGGGGACAATGGCCCCGGTGACTTCTTCCACCGCATTGGGTTCACCGATATTGGAACAACACGCTATGGCGAAATTATCGGAGAAATGACGCTCTAA